Below is a genomic region from Palaemon carinicauda isolate YSFRI2023 chromosome 31, ASM3689809v2, whole genome shotgun sequence.
CAGAAATTATTGTAattacaaatcttttttttttgtggtaaatgatcattataattgttataaaaatGTCCAGGCATTTTGACTTGGTGAATGATATAACACTGAAAGTTTATCAGACAAGTAATAATCtacttttcatttctaattttttcgTAGTTATTTTCAATAAACTTTGTTAAGAAATATAGATAATGATGTCATTTCTGTAATATTTCGAAACAATAATTTATTAAATTGCAATTAAGGATATGTTACATTTTACAAGGAAGtagttatttacttttatgttattttattttagatgTCCCATTGGCAAAGAGGCAACAAGATGTGAACCATCTGCTCTGGAAAATATATGATCATCTAACCTTTGATGACCTGAAAGGTTATGCAGAAAGTTTCGATCCTGAGGCTGATACCTCCATGTATAAGGATGGAGGTGAAGCTGTCCATCGCCTTGTAAAGGAATTCAAAGATCACAGACTTTTGGAGCAGCACCACTGGTTCTCTCTCTTCAATGAACGCCAGAGGGAAGAAGCTCTTATGCTTTTTGACGTTCTGATGCAGTGTAAGACATGGGACAGTGCTGTCCACAATGCTGCATACTGGCGTGAGCGCATGAATGAAGGAGAGTTTGTGTATGCCCTTTACACTGCTGTTATTCACTCTGATCTCGGACATGGCATTGTGCTCCCTCCTCTGTATGAAGTTACTCCTCACATGTTCACAAACAGTGAAGTTATCCAGAAGGCTTACACTGCAAAAATGACAAACAAACACGGCCTTTTCCACATGGAATTCACTGGCACTAAGAAGAACAAGGAACAGCGTGTGGCCTATTTTGGAGAGGATATTGGTATGAATGTGCATCACGTCACATGGCATATGGATTATCCCTTCTGGTGGGAAGACAAATATGGACATCATTTGGACCGCAAGGGAGAACTCTTCTTCTGGGTACATCATCAGCTGACTGTTCGCTTTGATTCTGAACGTCTATCCAACTATTTGGATATGGTAGATGAACTTCACTGGGAGAAGCCAGTTGAGGAAGGATTTGCTCCACACACCATCTATAAGTATGGTGGTGAATTCCCTGCTCGTCCAGACCACATCCACTTTGAAGATGTTGATGGAGTAGCCAGAGTCCGTGACATGGTTATTACAGAAAGTCGCATCCGTGATGCTATAGCTCATGGATACATCACTGACAAAGATGGCAAAGTTATTGATATCAGGAATGACGAAGGCATTGACAAACTTGGTGACATCATTGAATCTTCTATGTACAGTCCTAATGTCCAGTATTATGGAGCTCTTCACAACATGGCCCACATTATGCTTGGCCGTCAAGGTGATCCCCACGGAAAGTATAATATGCCTCCA
It encodes:
- the LOC137624453 gene encoding hemocyanin A chain-like; this encodes MKVFVFFALVAAAAAWPSFGFESLSLDGFQSDASDVPLAKRQQDVNHLLWKIYDHLTFDDLKGYAESFDPEADTSMYKDGGEAVHRLVKEFKDHRLLEQHHWFSLFNERQREEALMLFDVLMQCKTWDSAVHNAAYWRERMNEGEFVYALYTAVIHSDLGHGIVLPPLYEVTPHMFTNSEVIQKAYTAKMTNKHGLFHMEFTGTKKNKEQRVAYFGEDIGMNVHHVTWHMDYPFWWEDKYGHHLDRKGELFFWVHHQLTVRFDSERLSNYLDMVDELHWEKPVEEGFAPHTIYKYGGEFPARPDHIHFEDVDGVARVRDMVITESRIRDAIAHGYITDKDGKVIDIRNDEGIDKLGDIIESSMYSPNVQYYGALHNMAHIMLGRQGDPHGKYNMPPGVMEHFETATRDPTFFRLHKYMDNIFKEHKDTLPPYTHEDLDFPGIDIQSIAVNGPLRTYFEDYVFDLRNAVDSAEGVAMVDLKALVARLNHQDFTFSADVNNNNGNEVIATFRWYLCPDYDNNGEKFTYENGHWHCIEMDKFWRKLLPGLNRVERKSTESSVTVPDVPSFQSLIDAADSGSFDMHEFERSCGIPNRMLLPKGKKDGMDFSLFLAVTDGSYDLTHPDVDSEHGGTHAHCGAHGEIYPDKRPMGFPLDRRIPDRRVFDETTNIKFKHVKVYHDERKYTVITLDSIN